The genomic interval GAGGGCGTAGATCTCGCCGGAGGAGTAGGGCGCCATGACGTATTCGCCGGCCACCGCCGCGCTGGTGCTTTCCAGGATCGCGGCCGATTCCGAAATGCCCTGATGGTCCCACAGCCGGCGTCCTTCGGCCTGCGCCAGCGCGAAGAAATGGTTGTCGTAGGAGGAGACGAAGACGCGCCCGCCATTGGCCGTCGGCGCGTTGACGATCGGCACCGCGAGATCCTGCTTCCACAGCACCTTGCCGCTGCGCGCGTCCATCGCCACGACCTCGCCGAAGCCGCTGGTCGCGAAGACCTTGCCGTCGTCATAGGCGACGCCGCCGCCGAAGCCCTTGGACGGATCGACCTTGTTGCCGGCGCCGAAGATGCCCCACATGTTGAGCCAGTTGTAGTCGCGCTCGACCGGCGCGATGGAGCGGTCCCACAGGGGATTGCCGCTCTTGGCGTCGAAGGCGAAGACATGCGCCGCCGAATCGATGACATAGATGCGCCCGTTCGCAACGATAGGCGGCGCCGTCAGGCGCGACGAGGTGTCGGAGCCCTTGCCGGCGTCCTGCTGCCATTGCACGCGCAGCGGCCCCGGCGCATCGAGGTGATACATCGCGTTGGAGGCATAGCCGCCCGGCTCGGGCCAGTCCGCGTTCTTGTAGGGCGGCGGCAACACCACCGGCACCGTCTTGAGCGAATCGTCGATGCGCAGCGTCTCGTCGGCGGTCATGACCGAGATGCGCTCGCCGCGCAGCTTGGATTTCTTGCCGCCGGTGTCGAACCAGTTGCTCACCGTGTCCATGACCGTGCAGCTCGAGGCGAGCAGCGCGATCGCCAGGACGAGGGCGACGGTGCGGATATGTCTGGCGGTCATGGTTGAGGTGCACCGGTTGGCGGCGGCGCCGGGCCGCCGGCCGGCGGCGCGGCCGGCACGGGTTCGGGCACGGTGCCGAAGTTTCGCATGCCGCCTTCCTTGAGGAACGCCGCCATGGCGGCGGCGCGGCGGCGCATCGGCTCGGTGGCGTCCTTATCGTCGGCGATCGCCTGGAACTGCTTCTGCGCGGCGCCGATCTCGCCGGAATGATAGTCGGAGAAGGCCAGGATCTCCGCCGCCGCATGGCGCCAGGGATTGGCCGGATCGGTGAGGGGCGCCAGCAGGGTCGCAAGATCGTGCCGCGACATGGACTCGACGCTGGCCCAGCCGGCGCGGATCAGCGCCACGCCGCGCAGCGGGCCCGAATCCCCGGCGGCGACCGATTTGTAGATCTCCACGGCCTCGCCGCGGCGGCCGGCGCGCACCAGCGCGCCCGCTTCCGACAGGCGCGCCATTTCGGCATAGCCCCGGGGCGCATCCTTGGCGACGACGGCGAAGGCCGGGTTGGCGCGGGCGAAGTCGCCGCTTTCCGCGAGGTCCTGGGCCGCGATCAGGGTCTCGGACGCCTTCAGGCTCTGGTTCTGCTCGTAGCGCTGCCACAATTCGAAGCCGGCGATGGCGATGACGACCAGGGCCACGCCCGCGATCACATAGTCGCCGTACTGCTTCCAGAGCTGGGCGAAGCGTTCGCGGCGGACTTCCTCCTCGACTTCGCGGAAGATGTCGCTCACTGGGAAATCCTCGTTACGGGGGCGGCCGGCGGGCCGAAAAGGCCAAGATATTGACCGCGCGGGATGATTTAGCCGCTCGGCGCCGTGCGCGCAACTTGCCTGTTTTTCACCTCCCCGCATGCGGGAAGGCGCGGTCAGCCCGTCTTCTTCATCGTGTAGACGTTTTCCTTGCCGGGGAAGGACCGGTCGCGGACATCGGCGGCATAGGCCTTGACCGCCCGCTCGATCTCCGGCCCGAGATTGGCGTATTGGCGCACGAATTTCGGCGGGTTGGGGTTCAGCCCCAGCATGTCCTCCATTACCAGAATCTGGCCGTCGCAGCGCGGCGAGGCGCCGATGCCGATGGTGGGGATGGCGATCTGGCCGGTGATCTTGGCGGCGAGCGGCTCGGCCATGCCTTCGAGCACGATGGCGAAGGCGCCGGCTTCGGCAATGGCCTTGGCGTCGGCCTCGATCGCCGGCCATTCCGCCTCGGTGCGGCCCTGGGTCTTGAAGCCGCCGGTGACGTTGAACGCCTGGGGCGTCAGCCCGATATGGCCCATCACCGGAATGCCGCGCTCGGTCAGATAGCGCACGGTCTCGGCGAGACGGGTGCCGCCTTCCATCTTGATCGCGGTGCAGCCGGTTTCCTGCATCACGCGGGCGGCGTTGCGGAAGGCGATCTGCGGGCTCTCCTCATAGGAGCCGAACGGCATGTCCACGACGACGAGGGCGTGGCGGCTGCCGCGCATCACCGCCTTGCCGTGCGCGATCATCATGTCGAGGGTGACGCCGAGCGTGGTCTCCATGCCGTGCATCACCATGCCCAGGCTGTCGCCGACCAGCATGAGGTCGACGTGATCGTCGAGCAGGCGCGCCGTGTGGGCGTGGTAGCAGGTGAGGCAGACGACGGGCTTGGCGTTCTTGTGGGCGCGGATTTCCGGAACGGTGACGCGCTTGGTCTGGGCGACGACGGACATGGACGCGATTCCTCGATGGAAGGATGGGCTTTTCGGGAATGGGCCTGTCCACGACGCTGAGCGTCAGGTGGACGGCGGCGGTCCTTGACCGGTCGCGACGACTATAGCGGAAACCGGGTCGCGAGACGACGGCAATCTTGCCCGTCCGGGCAGTGCACCGGGCCGCGAGTTCCCCAACGCCGGACGTTTACCAGTTTCGCGGGATACCGATTGATGGACGCGATTACACGTTGCATGGCGCGCCCTCGTATAGGTTCGCCCCGATCCGCGAGGGCAAGGCGGGCAGAGGAATGCCTGTTGAACACATTTGTACTCGGACTTCTGGTCGTCATCGCACCGGCGATCCTGACCGCCCTGATCGTGCTCAGCGCCCGCCAGTTCCTGCATGAAAAGGTCCGCGAAGGGCACAACGACGTCCTGGTCCCGCTGTTCCTGACCGCGGGCACGATCTATGCGGTGATGCTCGGCTTCCTCGTGGTCGTGGTGTGGGAGGCCTATGGCGACGCGAAGGAGAATGTCGCGCTCGAAGCCTCGACGCTCACCACCATGTACCGCCAGACCAACGGCATGCCGGCGGACGAAATGAAGGCCATGCGCGAGCACATCCGCGGCTACACCGAGGCGGTGGTGAGCACCGAATGGGAGATCCAGGCCGCGACCGGCGGCGCGGCGCCGGAAGCCCGGCGCCAGATCGCGAACATCTACCGCGAATATGCGCACATGCCGCCCGACGTCGCGAACTCGTCGATCAACCGCGAATTCCTGTCGCAGTTCTCCCTCGTCACCGCGGCGCGCAACAAGCGCACGCTCCAGGCCGGCGAGGCCGTGCCGTGGGTGCTGTGGCTCGGGCTCATCGGCGGCGCGACGATCGTGGTGGCGATGAGCTGCATGCTCTACATGGATACGTGGTGGCCGCATGTCGTGACCTCGGCCGTGCTCACCCTCATGATCGGCATGCTGCTGTTCATCACCATCATCCTGAGCAAGCCGTTCCAGGGCGCGTTGGCGCTGGAGCCCGGACCATTCGAGCACTCGCTGTCGGTCTACAAAGCCGTCGACGGCGGAAATTAGGAACAGACCGATGCGCGTCAGCACTTTGCAGCACAAGGAGCCGAGCGACGTGGAGCTTGGCGTCGTCTATGCCAGCGTCGAAGGGGTGAATGACGCGTCGTACGACGAAGCGGTGCACGAATTGAAGGAGAAGGGCGCGAAGCTGGGCGCCACCGCGCTCATCGGCCTGCAACTGGTGCAGAGCCAGTTCCAGTGGAACCAGCGCACCAGCCTGATCGCCACCGCGATCAAGTAGCGCTTGCCGCGGCCGCGCGGCGGGTGCATGGACCGCCGTGCCCCAAGACGCGGATGTCATGCCCCATATCGCGCACGTCGCTCTCCTGGTTCGCGACTATGACGAGGCGCTGGCCTGGTTCACGGGCAAGCTCGATTTCGGGGTGCTGGAGGACACCGATCTGGGCGGCGGCAAGCGCTGGGTCCTTGTGGCGCCGAAGGGCGGCGGCGTCGCGTTGCTTCTGGCAAGGGCGGCGACGCCGGAGCAGGCGGCTTTCATCGGCAAGCAGGCCGGCGGGCGGGTCTTCCTGTTCCTGGAGACCGAGGATTTCGCGCGCGACCACGCAGCCTTCACGGCGCGGGGCGTGACATTCCTGGAAGCGCCGCGCCACGAACCCTACGCCACGGTGGCGGTGTTCGAGGATCTCTACGGCAACAAATGGGATTTGCTGCAGAGCGCGAAGCGGTCCTGAAACGAAAAGGGCGCGCCTCGGGGGCGCGCCCTTGGTTCGTTGACCGGTCGGGAGGATTACTCCGCTTCCGCGGCCTCTTCCTCGCCTTCCGGCTTGGGCGCGGCGCCTTCCTCGAAGAGCTCCTCGGCGGCGACTTTCGCTTCCTCGGCTTCGGTGCGCTCGGCGAGCACGTCCTCGCCGCGGGCCTGGCGCTCGGCCTCGTCCTCGCTGCGCGCGACGTTGATCGTCACCGAGACGCGGACTTCCGGGTGCAGGCGGACGCCGACCTTGAACAGGCCGATGGTCTTGATCGCGGTGTCGAGCGGCACCTGGGTGCGGTCGACGCTGACGCCGCCTTCCGAGATCGCGCTCGCGATGTCGCGGGTCGAGACCGAGCCGTAGAGCTGGCCGCGGTCGCCGGCCTGGCGGATCAGGACGAAGGTCTTGCCGTCGAGCTTCTTGCCCACGGCCTCGGCTTCCTTCTTCTGTTCAAGGTTGCGGGCCTCGAGCTGGGCCTTTTGGCCCTGGAAGAATTCCCGGTTGGTCTTGTTGGCGCGCAGCGCCTTCTTCTTCGGCAGCAGATAGTTGCGCGCGAAGCCGTCCTTGACGCGCACCTCGTCGCCCATCTGGCCGAGCTTCTCGACGCGTTCGAGCAGGATCACTTGCATCGTCGTCGCCCCTAGTTCAGCACATAGGGAAGCAGCGCCATGAACCGCGCCCGCTTGATGGCGTTGGCGAGGATGCGCTGCTTCTTGTTGGACACCGCCGTGATGCGCGACGGCACGATCTTGCCGCGCTCGGAGATGAAGCGCTGGAGCAGTTTCACGTCCTTGTAGTCGATCTTCGGCGCATTGGCGCCCGAGAACGGGCAGGTCTTCTTGCGGCGGAAGAAGGGACGGCGCTGTCCGCCCTCGCCGCCGCGCCCGCCGCCTTCGCGTCCGCCGCCCTCGCGGCCACCGCCGCCGGCACGATCACCACCATACGACATTATGCGGCCTCCTGCGTTTCGGCGCCTTCCGGCTTGCGCTCGCCCTCGGGGCGGTCATCGCGGCGGGCCTTGTTCGAGGAGACCTCGAACTGATCGACCTTCACGGTGATGTAGCGCAGCACGTCCTCGTTGATCTTGAGCTGGCGCTCGAGCTCGACGACGGCCTTGGACGGCGCGTTGATGTTGAGGAGCACGTAATGCCCCTTGCGGTTCTTCTTGATGCGATAGGCGAGCCCGCGCAGGCCCCAATATTCCTGCTTCTCGACCTTGCCGCCTTCGCCTTCGACGATGGTCTTGAGGTGGGTCGCCAGCGCGTCCACCTGCTGCGCGCTGATGTCCTGGCGCGCGATCAGGAGATGCTCGTAGAGAGCCATGTCCGTCCTTTCCTGGGCTTGCGGAACAGATCGGGGCGGACACCCGTCACTGCCTCGGATCGGCCGGAATACGCACCATGCGCACACCCGCCCCCATCTTCGATTTGAAAGAGGGCAGGTTCCGGCGACCGCAGCCGCTATGAAGGCGGGGCTTATAGGCGAAGGGGCGGGGGGAGGCAAGGGTGGTCGTCGAACGATCAGTATGGCGTTGAGTTCATCAACTAAGCGGCTTATTATAACAAGTAAGCCGCCTACTAAACCAAGTGAGGTCCATTTGGCAACGCCACGTACAGCTGAAGACTGGGATAGCCTCAACTATGAGGCGACAATGCTGTTTACGCCCTCTGCGCCTATCGACGAAAGCGATCTTTTTGCGGGACGGCAAACACAAATCCGCCGGCTCATTGAGGTCGTGCTCGAACGCGGCAAGCATGCCGTTCTGTACGGCGAGCGCGGGGTCGGAAAGACCTCGCTGGCGAAAGTCTTTCCCATGCTGTTCCCCAGCATCGTGAAAAAGGTCCTGCTGTTTCGAGAGCAAATCGACCCCACCGACAACTTCTCCTCTGCCTGGATGAAGGTCTTCAAGGACATTCCGGTGCAGGACATGGATGGGGGGACGCGGCATTTGGCCGACAACTACCAGACGCAGCTAACACCCGATGACGTAAGGCGGGCCTTGGAGCATGCATTCAAGGCATCCGATATTCCAGTCGTGGTGATCGACGAATTCGACAAATCCGAAGAACCGGATTTAAGGGCTCTGACAGCGAATGCGATCAAGAATCTCTCCGACTATGCCGTCAACGTCACCGTCATCATTGTCGGTGTCGCTGATGACATCGGCGAATTGATCGACAAGCATGAATCCATAAGCCGGTGCATCGAGCAAATTCCGATGCCGCGAATGTCCAACGACGAGATGAAGGAACTCTTGCAAAAGCGACTGCCTAGACTTGGGATGAAGATCGAGGCGGACGCTTTATGGAAAATAATCACGCTCGCACGCGGACTGCCTGCTTATGTACATCTTCTCGGCCTCCACGCCACGCAGGATGCCATTCGTCTTCGCCGTACGGTTGTCACCGTCTCGAATGTTGACTCCGCAATCCAGCGCGCCTTGGCCAAGTCTCAGGAATCCGTTCAGCGCGAATATGCTACGGCAACGCACACAAACAGGTCCGATACGCTCTTTCGGGAAGTGTTGCTGGCTTGCGCATTGGCGCAAACGGACGAGCGCGGATTATTTACACCCAACGCTGTCGTCGGACCATTGTCGAGCATTTTGAAGAGAGATATCGCGATCGCGAATTTTCAGAACCATCTCAAGAAATTCATCGGCGACGAACGCGGGAAAATCCTCATACGTCGTGGAAAGGAGCGCGCATACAAATTCCGCTTTCGGGATCCCATGATGCAGCCCTATGTCATCATGAAAGGCGTGGAGGCGGGCCTTATCCAGGCGAACGCGCTTGAGGTTCTTTCCGCGCCCGAGCAGCCCCAATTGCAGTTTCCGAGTACGCAACGGCCCGCCGGAAAGAACGGCGATGGCTGAATTGTGCCGAGATCAGCAACACGCTATTTGATTGGCGTCTCTTCGACCTGGGGTCGGATCGGCGTCAATTGGGGATGGTCCATGAAGCGCGTTCCACAAGCCTTGTTGATGACCGTGATGTGCGCGGTTGCAACTGCTGCCGCCACCATTCCCGCAGCCCCGCCGACCCCGGCGGGGAACACGGTCGACGTCGTGCAGGGCACAAGCGTCCTCGATCCCTATCGCTGGCTGGAGGACTGGAACGATCCCAAGGTCAAGACGTGGAGCGATGCGCAGAATGCCCGCACCCGCGCCTATCTCGACGCGCTGCCCTATCGCGGCGCGGTCGCGGCCCGGCTCGCCAAGCTGATCAAGGCGTCGTCGCCGGCCTATTACCATCTGGAGGCGCATGGCCCCCATGTCTTCGCGCTCTATTCCGATCCCGCATTCCAGCAGCCCATGCTGGTGACGCTGAACGCGGCGGCCGATCCCGCCTCGCGCAAGGCGCTGATCGATCCCAATGCGCTCGACAAGAAGGGTTTGACGTCGATCGACTGGTTCGCGGTCTCGCCCGACGGGACGAAGGTCGCCGTGTCGCTGTCGCAGAGCGGCAGCGAGGACGGCACGCTGCATGTCTACGACGTCGCGACGGGCAAGGAGATCGACAAGCCGATCGCCGATGTGCAGTTCCCGACCGCCGGCGGCAGCGCCGCCTGGACCAGGGACGCCACCGGCTTCTGGTACACCCGCTATCCCGGCGCGGCCGCGCCGGAGGCGGACCGCCATTTCTTCCAGGCGGTCTATTTCCACAAGCTGGGCACCGACGTGGCGAAGGACCCGCTGGTGCTGGGGCCGAAGAACGGCCTCGAGCGCGTCTCGGAAATCTTCCTCGACACCC from Rhizomicrobium sp. carries:
- the panB gene encoding 3-methyl-2-oxobutanoate hydroxymethyltransferase, which codes for MSVVAQTKRVTVPEIRAHKNAKPVVCLTCYHAHTARLLDDHVDLMLVGDSLGMVMHGMETTLGVTLDMMIAHGKAVMRGSRHALVVVDMPFGSYEESPQIAFRNAARVMQETGCTAIKMEGGTRLAETVRYLTERGIPVMGHIGLTPQAFNVTGGFKTQGRTEAEWPAIEADAKAIAEAGAFAIVLEGMAEPLAAKITGQIAIPTIGIGASPRCDGQILVMEDMLGLNPNPPKFVRQYANLGPEIERAVKAYAADVRDRSFPGKENVYTMKKTG
- the rplI gene encoding 50S ribosomal protein L9 → MQVILLERVEKLGQMGDEVRVKDGFARNYLLPKKKALRANKTNREFFQGQKAQLEARNLEQKKEAEAVGKKLDGKTFVLIRQAGDRGQLYGSVSTRDIASAISEGGVSVDRTQVPLDTAIKTIGLFKVGVRLHPEVRVSVTINVARSEDEAERQARGEDVLAERTEAEEAKVAAEELFEEGAAPKPEGEEEAAEAE
- a CDS encoding AAA family ATPase, which produces MLFTPSAPIDESDLFAGRQTQIRRLIEVVLERGKHAVLYGERGVGKTSLAKVFPMLFPSIVKKVLLFREQIDPTDNFSSAWMKVFKDIPVQDMDGGTRHLADNYQTQLTPDDVRRALEHAFKASDIPVVVIDEFDKSEEPDLRALTANAIKNLSDYAVNVTVIIVGVADDIGELIDKHESISRCIEQIPMPRMSNDEMKELLQKRLPRLGMKIEADALWKIITLARGLPAYVHLLGLHATQDAIRLRRTVVTVSNVDSAIQRALAKSQESVQREYATATHTNRSDTLFREVLLACALAQTDERGLFTPNAVVGPLSSILKRDIAIANFQNHLKKFIGDERGKILIRRGKERAYKFRFRDPMMQPYVIMKGVEAGLIQANALEVLSAPEQPQLQFPSTQRPAGKNGDG
- a CDS encoding VOC family protein; this translates as MPHIAHVALLVRDYDEALAWFTGKLDFGVLEDTDLGGGKRWVLVAPKGGGVALLLARAATPEQAAFIGKQAGGRVFLFLETEDFARDHAAFTARGVTFLEAPRHEPYATVAVFEDLYGNKWDLLQSAKRS
- a CDS encoding tetratricopeptide repeat protein, encoding MSDIFREVEEEVRRERFAQLWKQYGDYVIAGVALVVIAIAGFELWQRYEQNQSLKASETLIAAQDLAESGDFARANPAFAVVAKDAPRGYAEMARLSEAGALVRAGRRGEAVEIYKSVAAGDSGPLRGVALIRAGWASVESMSRHDLATLLAPLTDPANPWRHAAAEILAFSDYHSGEIGAAQKQFQAIADDKDATEPMRRRAAAMAAFLKEGGMRNFGTVPEPVPAAPPAGGPAPPPTGAPQP
- the rpsF gene encoding 30S ribosomal protein S6 is translated as MALYEHLLIARQDISAQQVDALATHLKTIVEGEGGKVEKQEYWGLRGLAYRIKKNRKGHYVLLNINAPSKAVVELERQLKINEDVLRYITVKVDQFEVSSNKARRDDRPEGERKPEGAETQEAA
- a CDS encoding PQQ-binding-like beta-propeller repeat protein codes for the protein MTARHIRTVALVLAIALLASSCTVMDTVSNWFDTGGKKSKLRGERISVMTADETLRIDDSLKTVPVVLPPPYKNADWPEPGGYASNAMYHLDAPGPLRVQWQQDAGKGSDTSSRLTAPPIVANGRIYVIDSAAHVFAFDAKSGNPLWDRSIAPVERDYNWLNMWGIFGAGNKVDPSKGFGGGVAYDDGKVFATSGFGEVVAMDARSGKVLWKQDLAVPIVNAPTANGGRVFVSSYDNHFFALAQAEGRRLWDHQGISESAAILESTSAAVAGEYVMAPYSSGEIYALRVQNGRPAWNDMLTHSGAPTALSELDDIAGRPVVDRDIVFAISHSGIMAAIGLNSGDRLWSRDIGGIQTPWVAGDYVYVLTTDEQIICLTRKEGKVKWIHQLQRWEDAEDKHGAIVWAGPVLVSDRLIAVSSNGVAAALSPYTGQLIGRMAIPAGTYISPVVADGTLYVYTADAQLVALR